Below is a genomic region from Pseudomonas sp. JQ170C.
GCGCCGTGCTGCTGCGGGCCATGCTCAACGCTGCCCAGGGAGGCCAGTGCAAATGACCGATAAAACCACCCTCGGCGAGCTGACCGCCGTTGAACTGCTGGCGTTGTATGAGCGCAAGGAAGTGTCACCTGTGGAGGTGACCGAAGATGTACTGGCACGCATCGCTCAGCACAACCCGGCAGTGAATGCCTACTGCCACGTGGATGAGGAAGGCGCCCGCGCCGCCGCCCGCGCCAGCGAAAAGCGCTGGCAGCAGGGAAATCCGTGCGGGCGTCTGGACGGGGTACCCAGCTCGATCAAGGACCTGACCCTGACCCGCGGCATGCCGACGCGCAAAGGCTCGCGCACCACCAGCAGCGAAGGCCCGTGGGAAGTCGATGCGCCCTTCAGCGCCTTCATGCGCGCGGCCGGTGCGGTGCTGGTGGGTAAAACCACCACGCCGGAATTTGGCTGGAAAGGCGTGACCGACAACCCGCTCTATGGCATCACCCGCAACCCCTGGAACACGCGCCTGACAGCTGGCGGATCGTCCGGCGGCGCCGCTGCCGCGGCGGCCTTGAACCTTGGCGTGCTGCACCAGGGCAGTGATGCCGGCGGCTCGATACGTATTCCCTGTGCCTTTACCGGCACGTTCGGCATCAAGCCCACCTTCGGCTACGTGCCGCAGTGGCCGGCCAGTGCCATGACCATCCTCTCGCACCTGGGGCCGATGACCCGCACGGTGGAAGACTCGGTGCTGATGCTCGATTGCGTGGCCCGTCCCGATGCACGCGACGGCCTGGCCGGTGCTGCGCGGCAGACGCCGTGGTTATCCACAGGTGACGACCTCAAGGGCCTGCGTGTCGCCTACAGTGCCGATTTCGGTTATGTGAAGGTCGATCCGCAGATCCAGGCACTGGTCGGTCAAGCGGTTGAACGCCTCGCACAGCTGGGCGCGCAGGTCGAAGCCGTCGACCCCGGCTTCGACGACCCTGTGGATATCTTCAATACGCTGTGGTTTGCCGGCGCCGCGCGCTTGCTCGGGCAACTGACGGCCGAACAGCGCAGGTTGGTTGACCCAGGTTTACAGGAGATTGCCCAATGCGGTGCGGGAATCAGCCTGAGCGAATACACACAGGCACTGGAAGCGCGGGCGGCGCTGGTGGCGCGGATGAACGCGTTCCATGAACGCTACGACGTGCTGGTAACTCCAACATTGCCGTTGGTGGCGTTCGAGGCCGGGCACAATGTGCCGCCAGGTTCGGACCTCAAGCAGTGGATGGCGTGGACACCGTTCAGCTACCCCTTCAACCTGACCCAGCAACCGGCGGCCTCGGTGCCCTGCGGGTTTACCGATGCCGGATTACCGGTTGGCCTGCACGTTGTGGCGGGGCGGTTTGCCGATGAGCAGGTGCTCAAGGTGTGCCGGTTGTATGAGCGGCATTTCCCCAGCCGACACCTGCAAGTGCCGGTTATTGGGTAAACGAACGCTCCCACACAGGCTGGCAATTGTTTTGCACAGGCTGTGTGGGAGCGCCGCGATGCTTCTAGTTCAAACGCCCGGCAGGTGCATAAGGCCGTGGATCGATAATCGGCTCCCGGCCCAGTAACAGGTCGGCAAACAGCTGGCAGGAGGCCGGCGCCAGCACCAGGCCATTGCGGTAATGCCCGCAGTTCAGCCACAGCCCATCAAAGCCCGGCACCTCACCGATATAGGGAATGCCCTCGGGTGAACCCGGACGCAAACCTGCCCAATGGCCAACCACCTCGGCCCCGGCCAGCGCCGGCAGCAGCTCCACCGCCGAAGCCTTGAGGCTTTCCAGCGCTTCGTCGGTCGGTGTCTTGTCGTAGCCGGCATGTTCCAGGGTGCTGCCGACCAGGATGTGCCCGTCACGCCGTGGGATGGCGTAGCGCCCTTTGGCCAGCACCATGCTCGGCAGGAAATCTTCGGCGCACTTGAAGAGAATCATCTGCCCCTTCACCGGTTCGACCGGCAGTTCCAGGCCCAGCGGACGCAGCAGGTCACCGCTCCAGGCGCCCGCCGTCAGCACCACGCGGTCACCGGGAATGGCGCCATCTGCAGTCTCGACACCGGTAATCCGCCCGCCCTCGCGGCTGAACCCGGTGATTTCGCAGTGCTCGCGAATGCTCACGTTGGGCAGGTTCTGCAACGCGGCCTTGAGCGATTTGACCAGGCGCGGGTTACGCACATTGGCAACACCGGCCATATAGATAGCCCGCTGGAAACCCGCACCCAGCACCGGTACGGCGTCGTAGGCGGCAGAGATATCCACAGCGCTCAGGGGGCGCCCTTCTCGCTCGGCCCAGGCCAGGGCTTGAGCTTCGTCCTCCAGATCAAGCCAGTACAGGCCGGTGGTGTGGACTTCAGGGTCGACGCCGGTGCTGGCGAACAGGCGCTCGCCCAGCTGTGGATAAAAGTCCTGCGACCAGTGCGCCAGCGCCGTCACGGCCGGGCTGTAGCGCCAGGGATAGAGAGGCGAAACAATACCGCCACCGGCCCAGGACGACTCCTGGCCCAGCGCCCCACGGTCACACAGGATTACCTGCTCCACCTCGGCCGCGAGGTTGAACGCAGTCAGCAGGCCGATCACCCCGCCACCGACAATCACTACTTGCTTGGTCATCTATCGATCCAATTTCTGAAGTAAACCGCGAATACCTTCAGCCACCCCAGCACCCATTGCCGCTTGCAGCACCCGCCGGGTTGCTGCGCACACCCGACTGGTCGAGCTGATAATCACCACACGGGTCGGCCATCATCAGGCTGCCGGGAATGCGACGTGCCAGGAGGGTGAAAGACTCGCTGTCGCGCACCGCGTGCAAGCTGTAGTGCGCAGTGCCGCTGGCCAGCGGCGTCGTCACGGTGTCCGTGTCGCTGTATTGCCCGGCGCGCGAATAATGGCGCTCCAGGTGCTGGGCGCTCTCGAACAGCAGGCCGACAAGCTCTGTACGCGCAGACTTTTTGATCTGGTCGCTGTAGCTGGGGTAGGCAATGCTCGCCAGAATGCCGACCACGGCGATGACAATCAACAGTTCGATCAGGCTCATGCCCTTCTGCGGGTTCATTCTGTTACTCCCTAGTAGACCTGGCGCCAGAGGATTCGACGCCATTGCGGGTGCCCTGCGTCGACCGGCTGCGCAATGACACTTTCCAGCACGCTGCGGGCTGGGCCGTTGCGATACACGGCGGTGATGCGATAGAGGTTTACGGGAAGCTCGGGAGGCATGAGCCTGGCCTTGGTGCTTTGCCCCAGCGACTGAACCAGGTAGAACCCGCCATCGGCCGCGTGCCAGGCCAGCCCGGAACTGGCGCCCGCACCGCTGTAGACGCCCGCTGCGGCGACGTGACCGGCTTCTGGAGGTGGCAGGCAGAAGCTGCAGGGGAGGCTGTGCGCAGGTGCTGTGGCTTCGCCTTTTTGCAGCACTTGCTGCGCCTGCTCGAAGCTTTGCATCAGCACCTTAAGGTTACCTGCCATGCGTTCCTGCTGGAGGGCACTGGCCATCACGGAGACGCCCAGCATTCCCAGCAACAGCATCAGTACCAGGCTGAGCAGCAGCACCAGACCACGCTGGCCGGAGACGCTCACGACCCGGCCACCGGATTACCGAGAGCGATGCTCGTCTGGTAGGTCTGGGGCCTGACGCGGTGTTGCGGGTCAACCAGCGTCAGGCTCAGCCGTACCCCGGAAACACTCAGGTCAGTGCTCCTCAGCAGCTCGACACGCATGTCCCCTACCCCGTCCACCAACACGGCCGTCATGGCCCCGCTGGTGAGATGCAGCTGATCGCCTGACAACCGATAGACCTGACGACGAATGGGTAAGGCGTACTGGCCGGCGGCAGGCACTTCAGCGCCGGCATGCACGCTGGCCACCGTGCGGCAGTCGGTGAGCAAGGTCCAGTTTGGACGACCGCTGGCGTGCAACGCCTCGGCACTGATCAAGCCAAGCTGTTGCAGGCGACCCTCGGTGTCCCGGGTCAACACCAGCGGCCGGGCAAACGCCGCAGCCGCGCCAGGATCGACAAAGTCGATGTCTTCGTGACGCAGGCAACCGAACATGCCGGTCATGCGAATATCCCGAGCCAGATGCTGCAGCGCCTGGCGCGCATCCTCCTGCATCCGCGCCGCCACTGCTTGCGCCTGCCAGGACTGGCTCGCGGCCAGGAACAGGCGGCTGCCACCCACAAGCATCACGAGCCCCAGGCTCAAGGCCACCAGTAACTCCAGGACGCTGAATCCGGTTTGCCGGCTCATGGGCCAACCTGCCCTTCGCCTGTTTTTTCTTTAGCCCGCGCCAGCTCCAGCAGCCCCTGCCCCACA
It encodes:
- a CDS encoding amidase; the encoded protein is MTDKTTLGELTAVELLALYERKEVSPVEVTEDVLARIAQHNPAVNAYCHVDEEGARAAARASEKRWQQGNPCGRLDGVPSSIKDLTLTRGMPTRKGSRTTSSEGPWEVDAPFSAFMRAAGAVLVGKTTTPEFGWKGVTDNPLYGITRNPWNTRLTAGGSSGGAAAAAALNLGVLHQGSDAGGSIRIPCAFTGTFGIKPTFGYVPQWPASAMTILSHLGPMTRTVEDSVLMLDCVARPDARDGLAGAARQTPWLSTGDDLKGLRVAYSADFGYVKVDPQIQALVGQAVERLAQLGAQVEAVDPGFDDPVDIFNTLWFAGAARLLGQLTAEQRRLVDPGLQEIAQCGAGISLSEYTQALEARAALVARMNAFHERYDVLVTPTLPLVAFEAGHNVPPGSDLKQWMAWTPFSYPFNLTQQPAASVPCGFTDAGLPVGLHVVAGRFADEQVLKVCRLYERHFPSRHLQVPVIG
- the thiO gene encoding glycine oxidase ThiO, whose amino-acid sequence is MTKQVVIVGGGVIGLLTAFNLAAEVEQVILCDRGALGQESSWAGGGIVSPLYPWRYSPAVTALAHWSQDFYPQLGERLFASTGVDPEVHTTGLYWLDLEDEAQALAWAEREGRPLSAVDISAAYDAVPVLGAGFQRAIYMAGVANVRNPRLVKSLKAALQNLPNVSIREHCEITGFSREGGRITGVETADGAIPGDRVVLTAGAWSGDLLRPLGLELPVEPVKGQMILFKCAEDFLPSMVLAKGRYAIPRRDGHILVGSTLEHAGYDKTPTDEALESLKASAVELLPALAGAEVVGHWAGLRPGSPEGIPYIGEVPGFDGLWLNCGHYRNGLVLAPASCQLFADLLLGREPIIDPRPYAPAGRLN
- a CDS encoding type IV pilin protein translates to MNPQKGMSLIELLIVIAVVGILASIAYPSYSDQIKKSARTELVGLLFESAQHLERHYSRAGQYSDTDTVTTPLASGTAHYSLHAVRDSESFTLLARRIPGSLMMADPCGDYQLDQSGVRSNPAGAASGNGCWGG
- a CDS encoding pilus assembly PilX family protein yields the protein MSVSGQRGLVLLLSLVLMLLLGMLGVSVMASALQQERMAGNLKVLMQSFEQAQQVLQKGEATAPAHSLPCSFCLPPPEAGHVAAAGVYSGAGASSGLAWHAADGGFYLVQSLGQSTKARLMPPELPVNLYRITAVYRNGPARSVLESVIAQPVDAGHPQWRRILWRQVY
- a CDS encoding PilW family protein, with protein sequence MSRQTGFSVLELLVALSLGLVMLVGGSRLFLAASQSWQAQAVAARMQEDARQALQHLARDIRMTGMFGCLRHEDIDFVDPGAAAAFARPLVLTRDTEGRLQQLGLISAEALHASGRPNWTLLTDCRTVASVHAGAEVPAAGQYALPIRRQVYRLSGDQLHLTSGAMTAVLVDGVGDMRVELLRSTDLSVSGVRLSLTLVDPQHRVRPQTYQTSIALGNPVAGS